The window AAGATTCTTGATGTAGACGAACTAATAGTTACCAAATTTAGAACAATCGTTCCTGCAGAGATCTGAGAAATGCTGCTAGGACACTGGATAGGAATGCCTCTTAGAAATAAATGTGCCAGGTTTTCCTCAATGAAATACTTACGTCACATCCTTCAAGGTGTTTCTCAGCTCCCTACCCAGATTCTGGATGTAGAGCCACTGCCCTTCCTGAACAGGCTGGCCAGTGAGGTGAACATTGTCTACAGTAAGCTGGGCCTCATCAAAGAGCCACTGGACAACAAAGACTGGACCtaggaagacaaaaaaatttggaaaagggATTGCTCTAAGTTAGCTGCGGGTACAGAGGAAACCCTAGAATCCATTTTATATCTCTCCTCTGATACTTACATCGAAGAGTGGGGTAAATCTTATATCCAAAAAAGCAATTCCATTCCTCTCCCTCTTTAAACTGCAGCTTACAGCGTTCAGGAACGATACCGTTCCAATACCTAGAATACAAAGCAATAACAGAATGAAAGGCATAGCGCAATCCTAACAACGGCCTTTCCATATCCCAGTCTATTTCTGTTCCGATTATAGTTCCAACTTGTTGACACCAGAGTTCTTTCTTGGCTATATTGTCCCATCAACACATTTTAGAGCATCTACAAATTGCACGCATTCTTCTGCACGCCTAGATTTTAAATTATTGTCTTTTCCAATAAAATCATTGAAAAACCACCGATGCAGATGATAAATACTCTTTAGGTATCAAAATGaaggaagacagagaaggaagacatCTTCTCCGCACTCTAACCTCTTATAGAAGCGTACTTTAGAGCATCTGATTGTACCTTATTCCTCTTCTGATGGCTTCTGTTGGAGCACACGTTATAGTATCAATACAGTCAGTTCTGCGATACTGTTTATTATCCAGGAACCATCCAGAGTCTGCCAAGCCTCGCACCTGAATCCCTTGATAAcccatctcctccagctgctctgccaCTCGATCCACATTCAGGAGCACTCCTGTCCCTCCAGCACTGCAACAGCAATGTTAACACTGCAGTCATGAAGCACACAGACCCGTTAAACGGTTGGCTAGCATACATACTGTCACAGCAGTGACACTGTAAACAACTTCATCTGTCCACAGGACAATCCACTACTGACTTGGCAGTCACCAAGTTATTTCCTTGCTTTGCAAAACCCTCAGAAGTAAAGCCGGTGCCGAGTAACAATCTGATACCTCAGAAACCAAATCCTGTTCTTATTCTTTCTTCTGGGAGATATATGTGCTTTGTATCATTTGCAAGGGGTTTGGCTGCTCAAAAACTGAAAGAATCTGAAGGGAGACAAATTCATCCTTTGCAACTTCTCTATTACACCCCTGTGTAACATACGCCGAGTGTACCATAGCTTTGCGCAACATAGCTCGATTCAGAGCACCTGCGTCAGGCAAGTCTGATTTTTTAACTCAGATGTCCCGAATCTATTCACAAGAGGCATGCGTCTCATGCTGTGGGCCGACAGGAGCCAGCATTCTTGATGCAGGGAAGAATGAATACATTCCCTCCCTCTCGCAAAGCTTTTACCTTGTTATCTTCTCCTAAGTGTACCTGGACCAAAAGCCAAGGAAATAGTCTCGTATCACCCCCTGTTGCACCACTTAAAGGAGAAAACTGAGAAGAGATACAGGGTTTGCTGTGTTAGTGTTACTGTACTCCTAGAAGAAATTTTTCAGGAGCTGCGGAGACCTCCCTAACAGTTTTCTACTGTGGAAATCCCCTGTCTTCACAGGAAATCTTGTAGATACCTACCTGCTCCCTGCTAGCAGCAACACTTTTGCAGTGCCAAGACCTTTTCCCACCAGCTCCTTTATAACCTCCTGAATGATCAGTGCTCCCATGAAGGCATATTCATCTGGAAGAGAGAGCTCAGTGTCAACAAAACTGTTTCCTGTCCAGGCTACGACTTTGGCTTCCTCTTCACAAATGCTCAAGAACCTTATGAAGGGATTATGAACCTAAAACCAGGCCCATTTTCTCCACCTGTATCGAGTACCTCTAACAAGAGATACTCCCCCCCTCCGTACAAAACTTGCCTCCCTGAAAGAAATCAGTTCCAACTTACTGCACCCCTTTTCTCCCAATAAAGCCAATTCAGCCAAGCAATGTTTCACAAAATGTCACACCCACACAGACCGCTCCTTCCTCGGCACCACCAAAAGGCAGCCACGTTCGCTGAAGTGTAACTGCTTCAAAGGAACAATCAGAAGAAGCTGTGATGAAGTGAAAAGGTCCCTTACTGTGACAAAAGTGTATCTGTGGCATCCACGAGTGGTCCGTTTCTCAATTTAAGGGTTAGTGAAGAGAGACATCGGGTGACACCATGTCTGGTTTAAGGCCAGAACTCACAGACCGGCTCAAAGAAAAGCATTaaccttctgctttttcagtgcCACATCACGGAGCATCTTAGGCCCAATTCTTTTGTTCACAGCAGCGTCTATCAACAGTGATTCCATGCCGGTCAAAGAAAACTCTTTGTGAACAAACGAGAGGAGAACCAAGCCCCTGGCGTTTCTATAGACATTACTGCACCCAGACACCAATCCTGCGTTGAGTTGGGAAACCCAGAGGAGTACATGAGGTAGAACAATTCATTTGCATGAAATCCAGCTTACTCTGGAAGAGCACTCCTTTAAGCAGACTCCCAGAGTTCCGTCATCATCAAAATGACAGCCAGTGGCAATGCGCCTATTAAGATGAACTATCCTTCGTTTCCCAAAGCAACCTGCCGACAGCTTTAGCCTGACACATGACGGCTCCTTTCAAAAGCCAAATATCCTCCTGCCAGAAGTCCGAAACCAAATTCACTGCGCTTGCCCCTCAGACCAGCAAAGCCAAAGTTGCATGCAACAAACCATGGTTCCTCAGCTACAGCATTTCATTTGCTGTGTGCTGGAACCTGGAGATTCATCTAAAAGGAATTTCGTTCCTCTAATCCTTGCATACTGCATCAGTGTAACATCTCTGCAAGCAGTGGCTCTGAACTATGTCAAAACAGCCTGAGCTAAAGAGATCAGGATGTTTTATCTGGAAGTAGCTTGATATTCTTTCCTGCCCTTCAGCAAGAAAAAGCCTGTTCTTCATTCATGTAATTTCACAGAAGTCTGGCCATATCCTTTAATGTGCGATGTCTGGGGCAGCAACAGCCCATCAGCAACACTCACTTTTCTCAGACTTGGAAGAGGCACCACTCCAAACATCACTTGAGCAATAAGGGATGAATCTGTAAGAGAGAGTTGTGTGAGTACTGATGTTCCTTTGACATGCAAGGAGGGGTGAGGACAGGGTCAAGtaactggaagaaaattaaaccccggggaggggaaaagggaagagtttCTTGCCCGGTTAGACAACTTACCTTCTTGCACACCAAGCGACAATTATAACTGTCTTGAATTTTCTCCTGAACACTGGTAGTTTTACTGAGTTAAATCAGTATCAATGTGTCTTTTATCAATCTAATTGAAGCACTGAGCTCAGCGGACAGAACGATGGGCCAAGATTTTGCTCTTAGCTGTCCCACTGATACGGTGGATGGCCTGCCACAGGGCAactctctgtgcttcagtttttcacatgaaaaatgaGAAGACCTCGTCAATGCAGTGCAAATGCTGACTGCAACGACTGGAGGTTTTTGCAGGAATGAAGTTATCTTCCCATTTTTGTCTCCGGCTTGCAGAATGCAAACTAACATCCCTCCcttctgcttttccctcctgTACAATGCATATATAAACTGctgtctttctcatttctcttctttgaacTCGAAGAGCTGCTCCACACTCCTCTCAAACTGGCAAATGCGTACCATACTGCCAGCCCACCACTCACAGCAGTATTTGCCACTTCAGCTGTTTGAGAAGGCTCTCTAAGCTATCCccagtttttcttccttagatcACCCCACAACTCCCAAGGAGACCGGACTTAAGCTTCTCCAGACCCTGCCAGCGCTACTTGTTAGAGAGCTGAACTAGAACAAATGAGGAAACATACAATTTCCTCTCGCGAGTGTTAGTCTTAATCTGTCTTTGTAGCATTCTTGCTAGCCGAAAAGGCAGGAGATGCTTTTAAGTATAAACCTATTTCCCTTCGTTGTCCCTCCTTACACCATGTTTGCATTCCACCAGTGGGGATTTTCTTCTGGTTGTGATGACAGGATCCCGGTTCCTGCAGACGGgcacaaagaaacaagaaatgtaCAGATGACAGTCTGCGATTTCAGAGAAACCGTACGAGCCTCATGCAGGATCTCTGaccacacagaaaacaaacagccaTGATGAAAAACATTGGTAAGGGAAGTGGAAGGAACATTTCTAAATTTGCCCTTAGGCAGATGTGACTTTCAGAATTTGATTCATGCTAGAGAGGAAGCCTGTCCAGAAGCCTCTTGTAGTACAAAAAAGAACCTGTGACACATACCTAAAATTAAGCGCTTCCCCAAAAAACAAATCCTAGCAGGTGAATTCCAATATATGCAATTATAAGATCTGTGTGAACGACAGAGGTTTGGGTATTCAGAAAGCCGGAGCATAAGCAGCGAGAATGAAAAGAGGAGCTCAACATTCCTGGGCTGACTCAGGAGCCCGGTGGTCCAGAGCGTGGGTATCTGGCGTGCTAATTCCACCTTATGCGTGACACTGAAAGACGCCACAGATACGTCACGTACGCAGCAAACGTATGCTTTCACACAGAGGATCACCTTCGCCGGTTAAGTGACGATACGCAATTGTAAACGGGGAAAAGGTGGAACCACGCAGCTCCAGGCGAAAGCCCAGACGGTTAATCTGATTTCTCCCTACGCACACAGGGCCAGTCCTACTACAGGCAAACACGCGCATCCAGGGCAGCGCGCAAGGAAGTGCATCTGTCCTGACAAACAGATTAAGAGGTCCAAGAACAGTTCTTCTGACAGGATTAAGAGAAACACAGAGTCTCTTTACAAAACGAAAAACTAAACCACAACTCTGAAGATCCCAGCAGGTTTGTGAGTACATGCGTGCATCTAAACTAAAGAGAGCATGTTGGCCAGAGTTCAAAAAACCAGTACTGTCTACCAGCGATAACCGTAGACCCCAACGCATGTGCACATCTGTGCTTTTAGAAGGTTTTCAGAGAGCGGAGAAGCACGCTTGCTTGGGCGTCCTCTCGCAGGAGCGAGAGCCCGTCCGTGCCCGTGACGCCGCGCTAGCGCCGGGGCGGGAGCAGTCGCACGGCAGCGACCACGCGCCTGCGAGGATGCCGACGCCGCGGGCGGCTGCCCCGGCCTGGCCCCGCTTCCTCGGGGGGTGTCCCCACGGGGCAGAGGGGGACGACTCACCCACTCGGGTGGCGGGCCACTCCCGGGAGCTCATGAGCCTCCGCATGGTGTCGTAGCGGGTGTCGCAGTTCTCCCTGTTGAAGCAGTACCACCCTCCTggtgaggggaagagaggggtcagccgccccgccgccctgcccagCGCCGGCGGCTGGgcccgcgggccgggccgcggcgggcagcCCCCGAGGGGGTCGCCGGAGGGGCGCGGGCAGGCAGGGGGTcgggggggccggcgggcggcagGAGCGGAGCGGGCGATGGCCGAGAGCAGGcggcccgctgccgccccgcgggcagcctcccctctcccggcccccgcccggcgcaGGACAagccgcccgcccggcgcggctggggcggggggggacgggacgagGCGCCGGCGCTCACCTTCCAGGAACAGCAGCCACCGCCGACTGCCCTTGGACTCCTTGAGGTAGTAGCTGAGGACAAACAAACAGGAGGCGGCGCGGCGTTAGCGGGAGCCGGGCCCGACCGCAGCGCTTTGatgcccgccgggccggggcgccggGGCTGCGCCGAGTGTTTGGGCAGAGCGCAGGGGCGGCGGCGGAAGGGGCGCCGGCGCTCGCGCCCGCCAAGACAAGCGcctggggccgccgccgccgccgccgcccgggaggCGCTCGCTGCACCTGtcgccgccgcgccgcgcgccgccgcgcGGTGGCGCCACAGccctcggggccggggccggggccggggccggggcggggggagcgcgcggccggccggggccgggactcggggagcgcgcggcgggccggggccgggactcGGGGCCGCGGGGGagcgccgggggccgcggcgaggcgccggcgggcggcgcggggcagtcccggggcggcgcggagcgggccggcggggcgccgtgcgggccgggccggcggggcgcggcgcggcgcggggacTCACCCGGCCGGGCTGCCGTCGTTGCAGGTGACCGAGGCGTTGTGCAGGAGGTGCAGGCGCAGGTCGTGCGGCAGCGCCTGGGCCGAGCAGGGGTACAGCGACTGCGCCAGGCTCTTGACCTGCGCCATGAAGCTGTCCATGTTGCCCTCCACGGCGGTGAAGTCCAGCGGGAAGctctcggccgccgccgccgccgcctcgccgcgcTCGcgggccgccgggccccgccgccgccagcccttCCTGCCCTCGCCGCCGGGCCCGGcgtgcagcagccccagcagcagcaggaggtggacGGCCGCCGTGCCcatcgccgcccgccgccacccgCCGCTCGCCGCGGCGGCAGCCAgcccccggcggcgggcagcgccgcccgcgttccgccgcgccccgccgcgccgcccgcgggGACGGGGGTCGGCGGCGGGCGGCGAGGACAGCGCCGGCGGCGCGGGCTCGGCGGCGCGGCTGCCGGCGCAGgagcccgccgcccgctcccagGCGGCGAGCATGACAGAGGGGCACGGAGTGCGCGGGGAGCGCGCCGGGGGCGCCGCCAGCCCGGGCGCCGCGTGGGGCAGCAGCCGGCCagcccccgccctgccctgccctccgccCCCTCGGAGCGAGGCGGAGGGAGCGGGGGGTCTGCGCCGCGCCGCACCGGCACGGCGGGCCGCTCCGTCGGggcgcgccccgcgccccccggcgcCGCCATCGCCGCCCCTGTCGGCGCCGGagccgcggccggcggcgcccGCCAGCCTcgcccgcggggcggcgggggcgcggggcggcctctcgccggggccggggctggccgtGGGGGTCGGGCCGCGCGGGCGCGAGGACCCGCACGTGgcagcccccgcggcggcgcccccggcccgcgccgccccccgccccccctcccccccgcggcCCCGACGGCGGCTCCTCCCCGGCTCCACGTGGGCGGTGCTGCCCGCCCCACCCCGCGGGACGTGCCACCGCCGCTCCCCCGAGCAGCGCtctgccccgcgccccccggccgccggcggggcgggacccccgggccggcccgggggTAGCCGCGGAGTCctcggggcgggggtggggggggctgccccgcggTGCCGGGCTCCAGCCTGGCCCCGGCCCGCAAAGGAGCAGCGGGAAGCCGGGAGACGGTCATTTGGCCCGAGACATCGGCTTTCGGTCCGCGTAGGCGCCGGCGGGTgaccggggcgggcagcgggtcGCTCCCGGGCAGGGGATGCCGCTGCCGTGGAACAAGAGGGGACGCGGTGGCCCCGGCTGCCTTTAGAGGGACACTGGGAGAGGGCTCTCCCGCAGCGGGGGGATGCCtgcgggcggccgggggggggggcacggcgggTCCGAggcgccggccgcgccgcccccggctcGGTCCCTGCCGGGCGCggcggcccctcgccccgccgctctccgcggcgggcgggccggccgtAGCCTTCGCGCCGCGGGGGGACTTTGCCTTGGTGTTCTTCGCAGCTCATGAGTTTTAccccccagcagctctccctgcttATTCCCTGGGGGTAGGACATTTCCAGCGATTGCGAGAAGAATCCTGGAGAAAAAGCCGTGTTAAGTGCCAGTTACCAGAGTGCCTGTCATCTGTGAGAGCGAGGAGCGTCACAGAAATGCTGTCCTTGTCGCAGACCTCAGTACTGAAAACcgaggaaaaacagagaaaacgCTACGCTTTGAATAATCCCATCTTCGTTTAGATACCAAAACAGACAGCTCACACCCCTCGACAGCCCTCCAGAGAGGAGGGGGGAAACGGTCGGTCTTTACCGGGAAATGTAATCTGTCTGGGATCAGAAAAGGTGGAAGGAGTATAATCTTAAAACAGTaagtggagggtttttttgtagaGCGAGAGTTAAGGCTGTCCAGCTGCTGCAACTACATTTCTTACCTTAGCATGTTTGGACTTTCTAAGTGTATCCTCAAC is drawn from Aptenodytes patagonicus chromosome 16, bAptPat1.pri.cur, whole genome shotgun sequence and contains these coding sequences:
- the NOTUM gene encoding palmitoleoyl-protein carboxylesterase NOTUM, with the translated sequence MGTAAVHLLLLLGLLHAGPGGEGRKGWRRRGPAARERGEAAAAAAESFPLDFTAVEGNMDSFMAQVKSLAQSLYPCSAQALPHDLRLHLLHNASVTCNDGSPAGYYLKESKGSRRWLLFLEGGWYCFNRENCDTRYDTMRRLMSSREWPATRVGTGILSSQPEENPHWWNANMVFIPYCSSDVWSGASSKSEKNEYAFMGALIIQEVIKELVGKGLGTAKVLLLAGSSAGGTGVLLNVDRVAEQLEEMGYQGIQVRGLADSGWFLDNKQYRRTDCIDTITCAPTEAIRRGIRYWNGIVPERCKLQFKEGEEWNCFFGYKIYPTLRCPVFVVQWLFDEAQLTVDNVHLTGQPVQEGQWLYIQNLGRELRNTLKDVTASFAPACLSHEIITRNHWTDIQVKGTSLPRALHCWDRSLHESNKNGKAPLKGCPIHLIDSCPWPHCNPSCPTIRDQFTGQEMNVIQFLMHMGFDVQKMAQQQGLEPSKLLGMLSSGN